In Deinococcus taeanensis, one DNA window encodes the following:
- a CDS encoding Y-family DNA polymerase, whose protein sequence is MPVAVLNEARRVLQACPLAQAAGVQTGMRETAALSRCPDLHAEVVPAPEAQAIWAELLEQLYARFSDRVDGRTSGTAYLTLSASGARELAAALHAPVGLGSSRELAHLAALRAQPGEVKTAHPGASAEQAFLKLTPLAHLTALGLPLSALEKLHFLGLRDLGGLMAWTAAQREAFLGVDVGKRLNRFLKGERTTTVDKYRPGQILESSLEFDLPVTEPAQVDAALRDLMPSLITELRGRLAATLTVHADTIGGRLSASRQLKWPLDEAALGRVAGLALQGAAALPLGIDRLTVQLGGLAHPGRMVGLWAGLAELEVTKTVLDRFPDALVRVEWLDPWAYATDAQYAWVDWLTGQVRASEMTPRQAWTPKPAVRRDQAVQRVLAFFEGHDP, encoded by the coding sequence GTGCCCGTTGCCGTCCTGAATGAAGCGAGGCGCGTGCTCCAGGCGTGCCCGCTCGCGCAGGCGGCTGGCGTCCAAACCGGGATGCGTGAAACCGCGGCCCTGTCCCGCTGCCCGGACCTCCACGCTGAGGTGGTCCCCGCCCCGGAAGCGCAGGCGATCTGGGCGGAACTTCTGGAGCAGCTGTACGCCCGCTTCAGTGACCGGGTGGACGGACGGACGAGCGGAACCGCCTACCTGACCCTGTCGGCCTCCGGGGCGCGGGAGCTCGCCGCCGCCCTGCACGCCCCCGTGGGTCTCGGATCGTCCCGGGAACTGGCGCACCTGGCCGCCCTGAGGGCACAGCCTGGAGAAGTCAAGACAGCCCACCCCGGTGCCAGTGCCGAGCAAGCGTTCCTGAAACTCACGCCCCTGGCGCACCTCACGGCACTGGGCCTTCCGCTCTCCGCGCTGGAGAAGCTGCACTTCCTGGGCCTGCGTGACCTGGGCGGCCTTATGGCCTGGACGGCCGCGCAGCGTGAAGCGTTCCTGGGCGTGGACGTCGGCAAGCGCCTGAACCGCTTCCTGAAAGGGGAGCGGACGACCACCGTAGACAAGTACCGCCCCGGCCAGATCCTGGAATCATCCCTTGAGTTCGACCTGCCCGTGACCGAACCCGCCCAGGTGGACGCCGCCCTGCGCGACCTGATGCCGAGTTTGATCACCGAACTCCGGGGTCGCCTGGCCGCGACCCTGACCGTTCACGCCGACACCATCGGGGGCCGGCTCAGTGCGTCCCGGCAGCTGAAATGGCCGCTTGACGAGGCCGCACTCGGACGGGTGGCTGGCCTGGCCTTGCAGGGCGCGGCGGCGCTGCCTTTGGGCATTGACCGGCTGACCGTGCAGCTCGGCGGACTGGCGCACCCGGGGCGGATGGTGGGCCTGTGGGCGGGCCTCGCGGAGCTGGAGGTCACGAAAACCGTCCTGGACCGGTTCCCGGACGCCCTGGTGCGGGTGGAGTGGCTGGACCCCTGGGCGTACGCCACCGACGCGCAGTACGCCTGGGTGGATTGGCTCACCGGGCAGGTGCGCGCCAGCGAAATGACCCCCCGGCAGGCCTGGACCCCGAAACCGGCCGTGCGCCGCGATCAGGCCGTGCAGCGCGTCCTGGCGTTTTTCGAAGGACATGACCCATGA
- the lexA gene encoding transcriptional repressor LexA encodes MPPRLTQIRLTLLRLTARLTRATGGPPSAAELARAAALTEATISFHLKALTELGLIERTGARGRLILTDQARYAIQDGIPIYGQIAAGAPILAEQTPDHVTPSLDQLLGVKDGDFLLQVRGDSMTGIGVMDGDYVLVRPTPEVLDGEVAVVLIPGENAATLKRVYLFGEEVILISENPDHPRRNYPATDVQVQGRMVARLGLAGPRPLTRRA; translated from the coding sequence ATGCCCCCCCGCCTGACCCAGATCCGCCTGACCCTCCTGCGCCTCACTGCGCGGCTCACCCGCGCCACCGGCGGCCCCCCCAGCGCCGCCGAACTCGCCCGCGCCGCCGCCCTCACCGAAGCCACCATCAGCTTCCATCTCAAAGCCCTCACCGAACTCGGGCTGATCGAACGCACCGGTGCCCGAGGCCGGCTGATCCTCACCGACCAGGCCAGATACGCGATCCAGGACGGCATCCCCATCTACGGACAGATCGCTGCGGGCGCGCCGATCCTCGCTGAGCAGACCCCCGACCACGTGACCCCCAGCCTCGATCAGCTGCTCGGCGTGAAAGACGGCGACTTCCTGCTGCAGGTGCGCGGCGACAGCATGACCGGCATCGGCGTGATGGACGGCGACTACGTGCTGGTCCGACCGACACCAGAAGTCCTTGATGGAGAAGTGGCCGTCGTCCTGATCCCTGGGGAGAACGCCGCCACGCTCAAGCGCGTCTACCTCTTCGGGGAGGAGGTCATCCTGATCAGCGAGAACCCGGATCATCCAAGACGCAACTACCCGGCGACCGACGTGCAGGTCCAGGGCCGGATGGTCGCCCGCCTGGGGCTCGCCGGGCCCCGCCCTCTGACGCGGAGGGCCTGA
- a CDS encoding transposase, with product MDQHWDLVAPVSSYLPRRTDGKGRPRTSSRPILNAIFWILRTGAPWKDLPTPDPPRSTCCDGARAAPPA from the coding sequence ATGGATCAACACTGGGATCTCGTTGCCCCCGTCTCCTCCTACCTACCGCGCCGCACCGATGGGAAAGGTCGTCCCCGGACGTCAAGTCGACCGATCCTCAACGCCATCTTTTGGATCCTTCGGACTGGTGCGCCCTGGAAAGATTTGCCTACACCCGACCCACCGCGTTCTACATGCTGTGACGGTGCACGTGCAGCCCCACCGGCGTGA
- a CDS encoding IS4 family transposase, with amino-acid sequence MATDLHTRWPHRRTDAFRRLAEVLLAVLQAESTLHRKIALHLPRSATLESKTRTVARVFHDAQLTPQDVCDVLLPLLPNGKLTLIMDRTTWHDGQTPLNILVLGVLLGGAVIPLVWSILPHQGNSCTAARILLVARLQGVLPAQRWAVVIADRAFVGREWCSFLRWKRIRQCLRIRENTRTSDELVRDLFTTLQPGQVRTLFERTWVYGGWMHVVITLSPAGDRVIVASDVTVLDVLNTYRLRWGIEATFSSLKSRGLNLESTHMTSPERISRLFGLLCIALAWMTRVGAQQTETHAPRRDNRGRAVVSQAWIGWQILSQAARWGGDVFWECLRLLGLPFPTASTSVSRSVRC; translated from the coding sequence TTGGCCACCGACCTGCACACTCGCTGGCCACACCGCCGTACGGACGCGTTCCGTCGTCTTGCCGAAGTGCTCCTGGCCGTGCTCCAGGCCGAGTCCACACTCCACCGCAAGATCGCGCTTCATCTCCCCAGATCAGCTACGTTGGAATCAAAAACCCGGACGGTGGCCCGCGTGTTTCACGACGCTCAGCTCACGCCGCAGGACGTCTGCGACGTCCTGCTTCCCTTGCTGCCCAATGGCAAGCTCACCCTGATCATGGACCGCACCACCTGGCACGACGGCCAGACGCCGCTGAACATCCTCGTCTTGGGCGTTCTGCTTGGGGGCGCGGTGATTCCCCTCGTCTGGTCGATCCTGCCGCATCAAGGCAACAGTTGCACTGCTGCCCGAATCCTGCTGGTTGCCCGCCTGCAGGGAGTACTTCCGGCTCAACGCTGGGCCGTCGTGATCGCAGACCGGGCGTTCGTGGGGCGCGAGTGGTGCTCGTTCCTGCGCTGGAAACGAATCCGGCAGTGTCTCCGCATCCGGGAGAACACCAGGACCTCCGATGAACTGGTTCGAGACCTGTTCACGACGCTGCAACCGGGACAGGTGCGGACCCTGTTCGAGCGGACGTGGGTGTATGGGGGCTGGATGCACGTGGTCATCACCCTGTCCCCCGCGGGGGACAGGGTGATCGTGGCATCCGATGTGACCGTGCTGGACGTACTGAACACCTATCGGCTCCGCTGGGGCATTGAAGCCACGTTCAGCTCGTTGAAATCTCGCGGCTTGAATCTGGAGTCCACACACATGACGTCCCCAGAGCGAATTTCTCGATTGTTCGGATTGCTCTGCATTGCCCTGGCTTGGATGACCCGGGTCGGCGCGCAGCAGACAGAAACTCACGCCCCTCGGCGAGACAACCGCGGGCGAGCAGTCGTGAGTCAGGCATGGATCGGGTGGCAGATCCTGAGTCAAGCGGCACGGTGGGGCGGCGACGTGTTCTGGGAATGCCTGCGGCTTCTCGGGTTGCCATTTCCGACCGCCAGCACCTCAGTGTCCCGAAGTGTCAGGTGCTGA